AGCCCTCCTCCTGGGCTGGCCCCCTCCACTCCCCCATGCAAGTCCTCCCAACATTCCTCCAGGCAACAGGAAACCCCAGCTGCAGCCCAGACTTCAAACAGCTCCTCCCTCTGGGGCAGGGGGTGTGGGAGGAGAGGCCAGAGGCCAGAGGGCAAAGGTCAGCTTTGTTCCTGCCAGAGGTGGTGAGGGACCTGGGAAGACAGAGGGGGGCAGAGTAGGGCCCTTGACAACCACACTGCTTGTGTGTGAATTCCTGTGTCCCTCAGGGTGTGTGTGGGTCTCACTGTCCACCTATGTCTGGAGGTAAATATGGGCCCTCAGTTTACTTTCCACTCATGGACCTGATTTATGTGTCTGAGCGTGTATCAGTAcctgtgtgttcatctgtgggtGCTCAGGCTTGGGATCCCCCTGACATGTCTGCAGATGTCATCACTGGTATTGATATGTCTGGGTAATAGGCCTGGTCAAAGCTATGTGTCCTGTGATTGTGACCTGGTGTGGTTCTTTGTGTCCAGAGaggttttcttcttctccctcttcccctcccatccTTCTTCCCCGCTGATCACCAGAGAGTCCCTTCTGAGAAGTGAATCTGACTTTGTTACTcccctgctcaaaacccttcagtggcttcccattgcccAAGGCTTAGAACCCAAGCCAGCCCGAGTGCATGGCAGACAAGACCCACGCCTACCTCACCATCTTCCTCTTTAGCCACTCCAGTGACACCTACCTACTTGTAACTTTCTGCACCGTCCCATTTCCTGCCTTTGAGCTCACTTAATTCTTTCCAGTctgtaatactttttttcttgcttctttacCAAGCAGACTCTTACTCTTTTTTGTCTCTGGTGAAGCaacacctcctctgagaagccttccaGACTTGCCCCTGCCCAGTTGAGTTAGGACCCTCCCCTGTTCTCCCACATACTCTGTATTGTCATGTAAACTGTGAGCTCTCTGAGAGCAGAAACTGTATACTGTATGTACCATCCTGAGGTTGGAAATTTCTGAAGGGACCTAGTTCTCCCATCCTTGGGGAAAGTTTCCTGCCGTTTTGGATGTAGTTCCCAGAGTGGCCACTAGAGGGAGTGTGGACATCACTGCAGGATAATCCAAAGGggggggcgtgtgtgtgtgtgtatgtgtgtgtgtgtgtgtgtgcgtgcgtgcgtgcgtgcgtgcgtgcgtgcgtgtgtgtgtgtgtgtttgtttgttttagatgaAGGGTAGGAGGGAGGCTTCTATCCTGCACCTGAGAGACACCTACTAGAGTGGATAGAGGATCCACCCAGTCCAGTCCTAGAGCAGTGAGACCCAGGATAGACTCCCCCAAAGGATCCTAAGACCCTCAGATTTTCCCCCACAACTCAGGGCACATACCCCTTGGTTTTTCTCCTCCTACTTCTTGCCTCTGACCCTCCAACCTTACTCTTCCATGCCTTATCTGCACCCTTAACCTTCCTGTGCATAATTATTTGCACTTTCCTGAATGAGCCTTCTTCTACCTCTGGGCCATCGTGCATGCTGTTTCTCAAGCTAGAGATGACCTCAGCCTCTGGCTGCTCCATCAGGCAGAATTTTCTTTCACATACTCCAAGAAATCCCCCAGACTTGACTCCCAGACTGACCTTGCCCCTAAGTATTGTAATTGTTCACTGTTCTGCCTCCTGGATAAGACCAGCCTACAGGAGACATCAGATgtgtgcaaaataaataaatgacttagtTCTTTTATGTGTACAATCCTCAGCATGTATGGGGCTACCCCAGACCCCTGTGTGTAccatgccctccctgggcctgACTCAGGATTGATATAATATTTTCGAATACTGCTCCatcaaataaagaaatgtgaCACAGTGGAATGCATGAGACATTGAGTGCAAGTCCTGGCTCTACCATCTGGTATATGACCTTGTGTGCATGTTGTAGCCTCTCAGAGTCTtcgtttcctcctttgtaaaatggggataatcacaCTTCTGCACTGCCTCGTGGTGAGGATCAAATTAGACGATGCATGTGAAACACCCAGCATTAGTCAATTAGGagtcctcctcccccaccatgAACTTGGAAATAAAATTGCCCTCTGAGTCTTAAGCCAGTAAAATCCACGCATCACAGAGAAGAGCCAGGTGGGGGAGTGAATGAGGCGAGAGATGGTTTTGTAAACGACTGAAGAGTTTTGTGAACGGTGCAAACCGCAATCAAGGTGACCCGCCTGTAATCTCAGGGAGGCAGGGCAAGGATGTGATTGAAATTGAGAAAGCAGAAGCCTAATCAATTGCATTGTGCTCTATCTGAAGGGAACAGAAGGCTGCACAGAAAAGGGGGTGCAAGGGAGAATTCATTTAGCTGCTTCAGAGGGAGAGATGAGGAATCAGTAGACACAGGGATTCCAGGCTCGGAAGGCTCTGGTCTCTGCAGATGGTTCACTGCCCTGCTGGGCCTTCATTGAAGCCAGATGGGCAACCAGGTACCAGGAATAGCCCTGTAGGACACACAAGAATATTCTGGTCCCAGGAAAAGACTACAGAGACTAAGAGCACTGATTTTGGAGTCAGAAGACTTGGTTTAAGCCCCTGCTCTGCAAACCTTGAAAATGCTGATTTACTTCACTGTGCCTTAGCTTCATTGTTAGCAAAATGCAGGTACAACAGGCTCCTTTGCATAGAGTTCTGTGGGGATTAAATGGAAGCATGCACTTAGCAGGACACCTGGCACAGAATAAACAATTTGTAAATGGTAGAGACAAAGAGAACTAACAGGTATTGagtattttattgctatttcacagatgagttaATTGAGGCTTGGAGAGATTAATAACTTGCACAActtcacacagctagtgagtggtgGAAACAGGATTCACACCAGGCAGGACAGCTCCAGGGCTGTGCTCTTATCTGCTTACTCCATGGCAGGTAGAAACACTAGCCTCTGGCTTATACCTCAGGCTCTTGTGAGTTTGGTTGGCCAGAAACTATGGCCTTCAGGAAGCCTTAGCCACTGAGAGTGTGCAGACAGAGCTAAGGCTCTCGGCCCTATGACAACCTTTCAAAGCAGCCACTTGGCCTCTCTCCATATTATTCCTCCCATTTATCAATCCCCAGtacagggctgggcacagggaaCTCTCAATCTGCTCTGAACACCTTGTTCTCCTTTCCTTTAGGCCACTTAACATGGGGGGTGGGGTCCCAGGGAATCTTTCTACCAATAACTAGAAGAGggaggatctctctctctctctctctctctctcacacacacacacacacacacacacacacaaacacacaggacAGATATGCTCTTTTCCCAGAGCCTAGAGCCAATGAGGTCTAGTAGTAGAAAGACCAAGAGCTTTGGTATAagacctgggttcgaatcccagctctgtcacatACAGCTATATGACCTTGGTACATCATGTCACCCttgatcctcagttttctcatctacaaatgGGGCTAATCATAGAACCAACCAGGCTCAAGACTGGATTAAATAAAAAGATGGATGTAAACATATCTGACATTCAGCAGACACTTAATAATAAATGAGTTATTATAACTACTATTTTTCTCCCCTGCCTGTCCATGAACTCCTCCAGGGCAGAGACAGGTCTTATTTAGTTTGTGTTCCCAAGGTCCTGCTTAACAAAGGGTCAGTGCTTCACAGAGTCATGCTTAGTAATTGTTCACCAACTACAGCAGTGAATCCCAGACCCCCAGACTCTTTCCCTGTTCATTCCCTTATTAAGTCAGAGAGTCAACAAATGTTTCCTGGTGGGTGAGGTGGGAATCCTCATTCTGTCCTCCTCTTGTTTCCACATGGAAGCATGTCAGCCACCAGAGTTTCTTAAATGGGGAGCGGGGGTCAATTTGTCATTGCACGGGTGCACTGTAGGTTGTTTGGCATCCCTGATCCTGGCCCCCTAAATGCTAGTAGGAGCCCCCAGCCATTGTGACAAACAAAACTGCCTCTGAACCTCTCCAAGAGCTCCCTCAGGGGCAGAACTCCCCTAGGAAGATCCAACAGGCTAAACTAACCTTCAggcctctcccttctccttccctccctctgtatTTTTTTGGGGAATCTGACAGCTGCAAAGGGTCCACTGTGGCCTCTTGCCTGCCCCTATTGAGGGAGGCCTAAGGTTATCCTGTTATGACCGCAGTGAATGGTAAATCTGCTGAAATCAGGTAAAGAATTAGCAAAACCATTATGCACAGATTGAAGGCTATATTAGTAAGCCTATTCAGTAATAATGAAGGGACCTTCTGATCTATCTCCAATTACCTGTCTTCTGTATCTACCTTTCAACTCATCCTCAATTCATATGAGGATGAGCAGTGAGACTTTTGGGAGTCCTAAAACTCCACACCTTGAGTGCCCTGTGCTTGCTAGGCATCAGGGCACTCTTGTCTTCCCCTGCTGCTCAAAATAGCCACACCTGTCCCATTCACCTCCCACTCACCACCATCCCTCCCAAAGGAAGGTTCAGGGGAATTTCATGGCTCAAGGATTCATATtgtcattttccttatttataaaatcaataaacgcacacatacacactattCACAGAGGTGGTAAACTTTCAGCAACCCTCGCCCTCAAACCTGTGTCTGGGCCCCAGTCTTGGAGCACAGCATCCACCCAGCAAGAAAGGGCTCCAGCAAAGACTTTCTGTCTTTGTAACTTACAGACACAAAAGAATGAGAGTAGGAGGTAAATTCTTGGCACATGGACCACAGTGGGATACTAGGAGGGTAGGGAGATAGGTGAGGGGAGggatatacaattttataaataactaGACAACATCTGAGCATTTAAGGGCGGTGAGAAGAGAGAGGCTAGTGGCATGTAGGGTCTCAAGTCAGAAGGGGAGAACTAGTGCTTGGGGCTGGAGGGGTTGAGCTCTGAGCCACCATTtgtcccatctataaaatgattgGGTTGCCCTAGATGGTGTCAGAGCACCCCAACTCCTCTGACATACTAAGACTCTATAGGGTTCTAAGCCTGGGGGCTTTGGGACAAGAGCCCTGGGGATTGGCAAAGGCTGGTGGGTACCACCAGAGATATGGTTGATGTCTGAACAGGCTATGTATGATCCCCAGGCTGGTACTGTGGTTCCGTGGAGGTGAAGTAGTCCTCCAGGAAGGACTGCAAGTACTCGAAGGTAGGTCTCTCCTCTGGATCCAGACGCCAGGTCTGCTCCATGGCCTCATACAGGGACACTGGGCAGCCTGGGGGGCATGGCATGTGGTAGCCGTGCTCCACCTGTTCCAACACTTCCCGGTTATTCATGCCTGAAAGGTGAGGCACCATCAGTCAGAAGGCCCGGCCCCTCCCaaaggggcaggcaggcaggcaagaggAAGCCTTTCCCCTTGGCCACTCCCCCCAATCTGCCCCCAAATCCCCTGCAAACCTGGGTAGGGGACTCGGCCCTTGCTGATGAGTTCAGTGAGCAAGATCCCAAAGGACCACACATCTGACTTGATGGTGAATCTGCCAAAGATGGCAGCCTCTGGGGCTGTCCACTTGATGGGGAACTTGGCCCCTGGAGAGGTTGGGGGAAAGGGAAAGTTAGTGAGGAGGTCCCTGGGAACAGCTGGATTAAGAGAATAGGGACTTTAGGAATGGGGATCTTGGGGACCCTGAGTGCAGAGGTCTCTGGGCATAGCACAAAGGAGCTGGTACCTAGTCTGCACCTACTATATGTCTAGTGTAGTGATGGGCACTTTGCAAACCATTGTGATAACTCTCATAATAATGACAGCTAGTGCTTGTACAGCCActatgatgtgccaggcactgtattaagTGATATatgtgcattaactcatttaaccctcacaaaaaCCCCACGAGGTAGATGCTATTACCCTGCTTCTACAGACAAGGAAAAGGAGGCACTGAGtagttaggtaacttgcccagatcacacagttaataagtggCTGGGATTCATACTCAGGCATTCTGGCTACAGAGTTCACACTATTACACTCTATTGTCTCTCATTTAAGAATTATAGCTGCTGGGTAAATGTCTGCTGATTTACTCTTgtctgaatatttttgttttacaaaaagagaaaaggcagctcacagaggttaggtgacttgcccaaggccacatggctGGTAAGTTGCTGACCTAAGATTTGAATCCAGAAGTGCCTCTCACACTACATCAGGATGGGGGTGTCCTAGATGATCCGGGGTGAGGAGGGGTTTCCGAGCATGTGGGGTCCCATGGCAGCCCCTTGCTGCCCTGAGAGTTcttgggaggaggggtgaggtgGGGCACCTTGTTGAGGATTGTACTCATCATCCTCGATGAGGCGGGCCAGCCCGAAGTCAGCGATCTTGCACACCAGCCGCTCCCCAACCAGGATGTTGGCTGCCCTCAAGTCACGGTGGATATAGTTCATGCGTTCCATGTAGGCCATGCCCGCAGCTACCTGGGGGGGCCAAGGTGTGCAGAGATGGGAGCTCATGGGACTCACAGCACTGTGGCCTGCGTGAGGGGTGAGGGCCTATTTGAAAGcccacttttcagatgaggagactgaggctcagaaacaGTGTCCTGCCTCAGTTCGCACAACTGATACGGTGGGCAGGGCCGCACTTCCGGGGCTAGGCTAGGTGTTCGAAGGTACAGGGATCCGTGAAAGGTTAATAGGAGGTAGGTCTGGGGGTTAAAGGGTGCTGCCCCAGTTTACCTGGGCTGCCATGTCCACCAACTGGGGCAGGCTCAAATTCTGGCCCTCCTGGTTCTTGAGGAACTCCAGCAAGCTACCTGGAGAGAGGAATCCAGAAAGTCAGCAGCAAGACCCCACTCCCAGCTTCAGGCCCGCCCTCTCTCGCTTGGCCCCGCCCCTATCCGGAACCAGCTAACCTAGTTGGCCCCGCCCCCTTCTCCCAGCGCCCTCCCCCTCACCTCGATCCGCCCCCCTGGGGACCCCGCCGGATGCCTCAATCCGTCACTGATCTCGGCCAGGCCCTGCTACCAGACACCGACTCTGCACATCTCGTTTCTTCTCATCCTCGGTCCCCCTAGACATGACCTACTCACACTCCGCCCCGGACCCTCCCTAGTCACAGATCCTGCGTTCGTTTGCCCAAGCCCCGCCTCCAACCACCACGACGGAGGCTCCGCCCCCTCCCTCGCCCCTCCCCGTCTACCTTGGCTCCGCCCCTCCCTCGCCCCTCCCCGTCTCCCTTGGCTCCGCCCCCGCGCCAGCACTCCTGTCGTTTCCCACATTCCGACCCCTCTCTAGGACTCTGCCCATTGTCCCTCGTCCCCTCACAGATGGCCTCCCAGGTCCCCGGAGACACCCACCCTAACTTCACCCCAAATCCCTCCCGCCCAGACTCCGCCTGCTGAGCCCGCCCCTCACCGTGGCACATGAACTCTGTCACGATGTAGATGGGCTCCTCGGACACCACGGCGTAGAGCTGCACCAGCTTGTCGTGCCGCAGCAGCTTCATGACCtgcgcctcctccaggaaggccttCGGGGACATGGTGCCTGGCTTCAGCGTCTTCACTGCCACCTTTGTGCTGCCGTTCCACGTGCCTGCCCGGCGGCCGCTCTGGTCAGGACCCGCTCCCCACCAgccccggcccgcgccccggcccccggcccctgGCGCCCGGGACCTCCGTACCCAGCCACACATCCCCGAAGCAGCCGGTGCCCAGCCGGCGCTCGAGCGCGATGGAGCTGCGGCTGATCTCCCAGGCGTCCTTGGCCAGGCCCAGCGTCTGCGGCTTCATGGTGGTGCAAGGCGCCGTGAGCAGGTGGCACAGCCCGTCATTCACCTCTGGGGCAAGGGGATGGAGGTCACTGGCAGGCCAGAACACCCTGCCGACCACACTTCTCATTCCCAGCCCAGCACCAGACCCCAAGATAGTTATAAAGAACTAGGCCCCAGGTGAGGTCACAGGCCAGGAAGGAAGGCAACCTAGTCCCCTGAGTAGGTGAACATGTAGGTGCCCAGGGAAGGGGAGGACACCCACAGGCAGAGATGATCTCTGTCAGCATTGGGGGCCTCCCTGTAAGGACTAGGAGCCTTCCCATAGGAGGTGGCCTCcagctgggccttgaaggataaGGTGGCATTCTGACAGGTAGAAATGAGTTTGGGGATTCCAGGCAAAGGTGTGGACCTGAGGCCGACACCCTTCCGTGGACCCCATTTTTGGCCTAACCAATCAAGGCAGAAACCTGAGCATTGACTCGCACCTTCCCCTCAACCCTGCAGCCAGTCCTCCACCGAGTCAGGCCTATTCTGCCTCCTGGCCAGCTCCCAAATCGGCTGTTTCTCCTGAACGGCACTGCCACGGATTCAGTCTGGCTACCATCACCTCTCACTAGACAATGGCCATTGTCTCCTAAAGCAACCCTCATTCTGCCTTGCCCCCTGGCATCCAAGTtccacccagcagccagagtTTCTCACTAAGGTGCAAACCAGCCTCTTGTCACCCCCTGCTCAGGCCCTTGTGACAATGGCTCCCTGCTTGCCCACAGGGCATTTGGAACACACAAAGGCTCACTAAACTTAATACAGATTCAGGACTTGAGGCAAGAAACTGGCCAATTCCCCGCTCAGTCATCAGGGGGCGCTGCTTGGCCGTGTCCTCGAGAATCCCGCAGAGCAGGATCCTGGCCTGGGAACCCCCATACTTGGGTTCTAATCTTGGCCCGGCCCCTAGGGCTTTGGTAGACCCTTCCATGCTCCGGGCCTCGGTCTCCCCAAGTGGACAACTCAACAACGAGTTGGCTCGGGGTTCTGAAGCGCCCGCCCTCACCGACGTAGTGCTGCACCAGCTCCTGCACCGAGTCGAACTGGGCCCGCGTGGTGATGTAGTAACCGCCCGTGTCCAGTTTGCGGATCTTGTAATGCTTCACGTGATCACCTCTGGTCTGGTCCCAATCTCGGATGGACAGGGAGTAGGCGCCTGCGGTGAAGGATCGCTTTGGAAGAGGCCAAAACGGCTGGGGACTCTAAGTTGGACGGTCAGCATCCCTAGAACCCAGTCCCAGCCTTGGCCATGACCAAGCACCCCGCTCCCCATCACTTCTAGCCCTACCGCTAgggctgcctccccccacccctgccttggCTGGCGCGGCTCCCACCTTTGGTGGTCTCGCTCTCTCGAATGAGAAAGGCCCCCTGAGGGTTGCCTGGCGAGAGCagctgtctctctgcatccttccTCCCGATCTTTCCAAAGTACCACCTGTTGGGAAGGGCAGGCAAGAGTCAGGCATACTTCTTTCAAGCCCCAACTCATCCTCCTGGACAGACACCTCACAAGtcaagactcagtttcctcacatgtaaaatgggCTCATACACCTGCGTCACAGACTGGTTGGAGGATCACAGAGAAGGAGAACGTAAAATCCTTGACATGGACTAGGTGCCCAATAAAAGGTAGGCTTCGCCACTCTATGacgttattattattttttaatcatcaaGCCTGGCCTATCTATGAGTTTCCCTTGAATTAAAATTACTAGaaccaggctgggcatggtggctcacgcctgtaatcctagcactctgggagactgaggcaggaggattgcttgagcccagaagtttgagaccagcctgagcaagaacgagacccatctctactaaatattggaaaaaaaaattagcggggcatggtggctcacatctgtagtcccagctactcaggagactgaggatggcttgagcccaggagtttgaggttgctgtgagctaggctgatgctgtggTATtctagcctgagagacagaggaagactctgtctcaaaaataaataaataaattgctagAACCCCAGTCACCAATGACCTCCTCAGGGTGTCACGGACCCTTAGTCTGTCCCACTAGAGTGCCTCCATgcactcattttatagatgaggaacttGAGGCTCAGAGGCGGGAAGTGACCTTCCCACAGGCTGGCGGATGAGCTCTACCTAAAATCCTCTGCGGCTCACCGTCTCACCGCCCCAGTTCCCTCTCACCGCCCCAGGCTGTCATCTagacccctcccccaacccctttcctgccttagcctccagaacaACACCCTGTCCTGCTTCTCTGCCcctctttctttagttttcttttctttctttttattttttatttttttctttctttttaaatctatctcccttcctctcttcttccttttttctttccttctttctttctccctttctgtcttccttcctttctttctctctcttcctccctccctccctccctctttctttctctc
This region of Microcebus murinus isolate Inina chromosome 2, M.murinus_Inina_mat1.0, whole genome shotgun sequence genomic DNA includes:
- the FGR gene encoding tyrosine-protein kinase Fgr encodes the protein MGCVFCKKVEPGPKEDAGLEGNFRGYGAADGAADRYGPDPTLARSASSFAHIPNYSNFSPQPTSPAFLDGGTIRGISGPGVTLFIALYDYEARTEDDLTFTKGEKFHILNNTEGDWWEARSLSSGQTGYIPSNYVAPADSIQAEEWYFGKIGRKDAERQLLSPGNPQGAFLIRESETTKGAYSLSIRDWDQTRGDHVKHYKIRKLDTGGYYITTRAQFDSVQELVQHYVEVNDGLCHLLTAPCTTMKPQTLGLAKDAWEISRSSIALERRLGTGCFGDVWLGTWNGSTKVAVKTLKPGTMSPKAFLEEAQVMKLLRHDKLVQLYAVVSEEPIYIVTEFMCHGSLLEFLKNQEGQNLSLPQLVDMAAQVAAGMAYMERMNYIHRDLRAANILVGERLVCKIADFGLARLIEDDEYNPQQGAKFPIKWTAPEAAIFGRFTIKSDVWSFGILLTELISKGRVPYPGMNNREVLEQVEHGYHMPCPPGCPVSLYEAMEQTWRLDPEERPTFEYLQSFLEDYFTSTEPQYQPGDHT